A portion of the Jaculus jaculus isolate mJacJac1 chromosome 5, mJacJac1.mat.Y.cur, whole genome shotgun sequence genome contains these proteins:
- the C5H1orf131 gene encoding uncharacterized protein C1orf131 homolog, with protein MAPDPQARGAEPAGSESRLDAVLRSLYDLGETEDEQKRTRKKKGNKKGDVEAVPATAAEPQPPPGPLGRGQRKSASSFFKELKEELRSAPPGALPAPPAGPEVPAAALRSPTPPETHSKRVEVVEFHSRSKKRKPKTDPEEGTKNKTSVLEKYVDIQEFNLEKARLEVHRFGITGYGKGKERVLEQERAIMLGAKPPKKSYVNYKVLQEQIKAKKAAEEEARRAAQDTEVFKRKKRKGQEDRRSKKSAPSILSSGRIGQVGKFKNGTLILSPGDIKKINSSRVAK; from the exons ATGGCCCCCGATCCCCAGGCCCGCGGGGCGGAGCCCGCCGGGTCCGAGTCGCGGCTGGACGCGGTGCTGCGGAGCCTCTACGACCTGG GAGAGACAGAAGATGAGCAGAAGAGAaccaggaagaagaaaggaaacaagaagGGAGACGTGGAGGCCGTCCCAGCCACAGCCGCAGAGCCGCAGCCTCCACCTGGGCCTCTGgggagaggccagaggaagagtgCTTCCAGCTTCTTCAAGGAGCTCAAGGAAGAGCTGCGCTCTGCTCCCCCCGGCGCTCTCCCAGCGCCTCCTGCAGGGCCGGAAgtccctgctgctgccctgcGCTCGCCCACGCCCCCAGAGACCCACAGCAAACGAGTGGAAGTGGTGGAGTTCCACAGcagaagtaaaaaaagaaaaccgaAGACAGACCCAGAGGAGGGCACCAAG aaTAAAACCAGTGTCCTAGAGAAGTATGTAGATATTCAAGAATTTAACCTAGAAAAG GCTCGTTTGGAAGTGCACCGCTTTGGGATCACAGGTTATggcaaagggaaggaaagagtccTGGAACAGGAGCGGGCCATCATGCTGGGGGCTAAG CCTCCCAAAAAGAGTTATGTGAATTACAAGGTTTTGCAGGAGCAAATCAAAGCAAAAAAGGCTGCAGAGGAGGAAGCAAGGAGAGCG GCTCAGGACACAGAGGTTttcaagagaaagaagaggaaagggcaGGAAGACAG GAGGTCCAAGAAGTCGGCTCCCAGTATTTTGTCGAGTGGACGGATTGGACAGGTTGGGAAATTCAAGAATGGGACACTGATTCTGAGCCCAGGTGATATCAAGAAAATCAATTCTTCCAGAGTGGCGAAGTGA